In the Flavobacterium sp. 90 genome, AAGGTCAATATTGTTTACAGGATCTGCAACACGAATAGCAGTATGACCAAAATAAGAATAGGTTTCGTTGCCTAATCCGCAAGTAATAACGCTAATTTTTGCATCTTTTGATAAAGGTATATTTTGGCTAAAACCAATAAAACTTAGTAATAATAGTAGAATAAAAAGTGTTTTTTTGAAAATGACATTTTTCATAATTTAAAATTTTAAGAAGTTTAATGATTAGTAAATATTATCTAAAGATACCTAAATCTACCTTTAATGAGAAAATATTTGAGTACAAAGCTGTACTTTGATTACCCAAATCAGTCAGCGCATAATCAACCTGAATGCCTTTGTACTTAAAACCCAGACCAATATTGGGTTGGAAATTTACTTTTTCGGTATTGTCCAATTGTGTAACATTTTGAAAATTTCCTGCTCCGGCTCTCAAAAAAACAAGATCGGTATAGCCAAATTCAAAACCAAGTGCAGGATCGATACTTACTGCTTTGGTCGAAATTATATCATTAGTTCGCTCAAAACGCATATTCAAATTTGAGGCAACTAATAGACTGTAATCATTGTGGAAATCAAATCTTTTTGAAACTCCTAATTGCGCTTTTGGCAAAGTTATTTCAGTACTTTCCGGTAATTCATTGTTTTCACCCGGAATAGCGTTGGCAATTTTTGCATATTCTTTCTCATCAATATTCCAGACATTGTAAGTCGTTGTAATATCGCGAAGCATCAAGCCAAATTTCCAGTCATTTCGTTCAAACTGTAATCCAACATCGAAACCAAAACCCCAGGAATTAGCAAATTTTCCGATAATTCGTCTGATCACTTTTGCATTAACGCCATATTGAAATCCTTCTACCGGAAGTTTTCTGGCATATGAAAAAGTAAAACCATAATCAGCCGTAGAGAACAAACTAATTCGGTTATAATCGATGTTTCCCTGATTATCGATTAATTGTGTAGTGTCCATAATATCGTCAACACCAAAACGAATCATCGAAATTCCCCAGGCACTTCTGTCATCAATAGGACTTGCATAACCTATATAATCGTATTGAGCGATATTTGCAAAATAATTAGCGTGCATCAAAGATATTTGATGATCTTCGAGATTAGTCAAACCTGCGGGATTCCAGTAAACAGAGTTTACATCGTCTGTAGAAGCAACTACGGCACTTGACATTGCCAATGCTGCAGCATCAACACCAATATTCATAAATTCATTCGAATATTTCCGAACTGTTTGCCCATATTGTACTGTGCAGCAACTAAATAATAAAAACGCAAGGATTTTCTTCAACGGATCTTTTTTTGCAAACCGAAGTCTGTTTTAATTTTTACCAAAAATATAATATTTTACGCAGGAAAATTATTCCTTTTGATAAATAATGCTAAAGAATCATTTTGCTTGATAAGCTTTTTACCAAAGAAGAGATTGCATTCAAAATTTAGTAACAATTTTTATTACCAAGTAACATTTTTTATTACTAATAGTAACAATGTTATTTATTTTATGCGAAATTTGTCGTTTGAAATTAAAACCATAAATCATGAATATTAAAAAACACATTCCTAATTTAATCACATTAATAAACCTTTTTTGTGG is a window encoding:
- a CDS encoding PorV/PorQ family protein, translated to MNIGVDAAALAMSSAVVASTDDVNSVYWNPAGLTNLEDHQISLMHANYFANIAQYDYIGYASPIDDRSAWGISMIRFGVDDIMDTTQLIDNQGNIDYNRISLFSTADYGFTFSYARKLPVEGFQYGVNAKVIRRIIGKFANSWGFGFDVGLQFERNDWKFGLMLRDITTTYNVWNIDEKEYAKIANAIPGENNELPESTEITLPKAQLGVSKRFDFHNDYSLLVASNLNMRFERTNDIISTKAVSIDPALGFEFGYTDLVFLRAGAGNFQNVTQLDNTEKVNFQPNIGLGFKYKGIQVDYALTDLGNQSTALYSNIFSLKVDLGIFR